The following are encoded together in the Narcine bancroftii isolate sNarBan1 chromosome 10, sNarBan1.hap1, whole genome shotgun sequence genome:
- the LOC138743860 gene encoding uncharacterized protein, which yields MTECVEPIKCLTKMKTNLILCQTFIHSFYSQTPSPFWVLNLLSFTVLPQALRSQPPSASRGPTTLSLAGPRPPSASRVPDPPSASWVLDPREPRGARPPQPHGSPPQPRGPRPPSASPGPNAPQPRGSPTDLSLACGKDQQHGGPQGSLSRELWPPLHGISSPPPRAPGWSPLEPPLS from the exons ATGACTGAGTGTGTGGAGCCTATCAAATGCCTcaccaaaatgaagacaaacctcatcctctgccagaccttcatccattcctttta TTCCCAAACCCCGTCACCGTTCTGGGTCCTCAACCTCCTGAGCTTCACGGTTCTACCTCAGGCTCtcag gtcccaaccaccctcagcctcgcggggtccaaccaccctcagcctcgcggggccTCGACCCCCATCAGCCTCGCGGGTGCCCGACCCACCCTCAGCCTCATGGGTCCTCGACCCTCGTGAGCCACGTGGGGCCCGAcctcctcagcctcacgggtcaccccctcagcctcgcgggccccgacccccctcagcctcgccgggaCCCAacgcccctcagcctcgcgggtccccgaccgaCCTCAGCCTCGCGT gcgggaaagatcaacaacatggcggcccccaggggtcgctctcgcgagagctttggccacccctgcacggGATCTCTTCTccgccaccccgagcccctggatggagccctttggagccccctctgtcctga